In Gossypium arboreum isolate Shixiya-1 chromosome 3, ASM2569848v2, whole genome shotgun sequence, the sequence tacaattattatgtGATGTTGTATTTtatgaacatgtacattgatattatattactattttttatatattgTGCATCatttttagattaattattactttgtatgtttgtatgttttgcttattcatcttcaatataCGCTATGTATAGCTTTGTACATATATTGTTAAGATtgctatatttattatatgtatgtatctaacgatatatttttatgttattgcTAACATATTGTTTAGATGCATGTTTTATTATTGCAGTATTCTTTCTTATATGTTACAATGTGTATGATTCTTTACATATCAATAAAAAAGAgattccaaagttttcaaataaaaaaggcaatgcttggtatttggaagcttcgagaaaggtggtaccctaacttactgggttgcagtttttctcgttgagttcgaatagtcaagcacctttctaagtttttaaggttttcaaattacgagcaactgtcttggaatttcaaagcgttgtgtcctaacttactggatatggcattttgttgtttcgagatagggattttcaAAAAGGCTAGTTGAGTttcgaatgtcttaaaaatattgcatcctaacttattggatgtgatattttgatttatttgatacaagtgaactgTAATTTTTTTAAGGGGATTACatattaaaactttcaaattttcgacattaaagacacttgataatcaattaggtaccaatttttgggcgttacgagggtgctaacccttcctcgtacgtaaccgactcccgaatccgttttctcgactttcgtagaccaaaactaatgattttaaaacaaaatattttagaagtgatccaatcacacctaaaagattggtggcgattcCCGTTCTCggttttcttaaagtcgattctcattttctaaaattcgatttaaaaatggtttcgacaaatatAATAGTAAAAGAGTGTTAATTTTCTGTTCAAACCAACATCAAATTTTACTCAATCCTTTCCccccaaaaaaatgaaaaaaaaaagaatatttcGGTGGtagattatttaatattttaaagatttGCTATTACTTTTGCATATCATAAGATTTGCACTTttgaaataattaaagtgcaaCCATTTATGTGTCGGTTGACCATATTTTGAGAGCCGCTTGGATTGGTGAATGTAGGACCATTGTCAAAAGATGCCCGACGACTATGGCATATCCCATGTGCTATTTGCATGTCAAGTTTACATcactttattttcaatttaatcaattaaaattttcaaatttaattaactaattaatgcaTTTAAAGGGGCTTGTGCAACACCCTCGGAGCTGAATCCCATCATCCTTTGTTGCAAATTCATCAATCATTACATAAATATGTAGGACCAAAACTTTTGAATTATTACAAGATATCTCTAGATTGTTGAAATGGCATGCTTGTTTTACTTACAGGTTCTGTCTGGATATTTTGATGTCTTGATAGCTCAGAATTAAAGGGATTTTCTCTCCTTTTCTCTTTCACAAGCAGAATTGCACATTTGCATGTGAAGAACACAATCATGAATCCAAGTGAAAGTAGCAAAAGAAATTCAATCACTATGACTGTTTCAAGAGCTGCCACCACCAAAATCAACCATTCAATGCACAATGCGATTCGAGAGCAATTTAAGTCCCAAATTGGAATAGTTTAGGAACTTACCATGAACTGCCAATGAGCTCATTGGTTTCCTTCTGATCAGATTTACAGTAGCCTCAGCGACCAAAGCCTTTGTTACCCTATCAACACAATCTGAATAACATCCATGGTGGCCTAAATCGCTTAATTTCACTGTTAAAACCGCACTGCCATGTCCGCCACCCTGAAAGATCAGATGCGATGAGATGATTAATTCAATCCTTTCATATATGCTTAACTGCAAAATATGATCAAGTACTTACATGGTAGGATAATTGTTGCATGACAGTACTGCAATCGTTGAGCGATGCTCGGAATCTTATTCCCATGGCTTTGACCATGAACTGTTTTGATATGGTAACATATGTTTGAAGCGGTTGCCATTGATAACTGTACTTCAGCTTCAGTTCGGTTGAACTCATAAGGGCAGCTGGTAGCGTTGCTAGCAAAAACCCATCACTCACTTCCATTGAAAGCGCCAAGTCAAAGCCGGGCTCATCCCCTGTAATGTGAGTGTAAGATACAgataattcaataaaaattaagaaaattggGACGGCATACCTTTGCAACATTGTTGCTTCGCTATCAAGTAACTAAGGGCTgttatttgaatatatttagcTCCTTAAAGCTGAAGAAAGTTAACTTGATCTTAACTAATAGTTTGGCATATAGATGACTAAGCACAAATTATCAAGTTCGGACCTTATCTACTACAGTTCAATGATTCACCATTATCGTTCATATATGTAATATCCACTCACGAATCGTGACAACCATTTTTGTAAGTGTCTGTAAAAGTTAAATTGAATAATAATGGATTGAAAAGTAATGGAAAGGAGCCGAATCCCCCAATTTTTTGTCATCCGGACTTCGTAGATTATTTAGATATTTTTTAGCGTCCTAGTCCTAATTCATGCACTTCAGTACTTACCAGGGAAGTTAAGAATATCTGGATCACCAATGGAGAACTGAAACTGGTCTGTTTCTGTGTCGAACAACAAAGATTCACCCCGAGTGTTATTCAACACGATGAATTCAGGAACATTAACATATGGAGGATCATTAATGGGATCCACTACAACTTGTACATCCAAGTCATTGACTCCATTTCTATTCCTGGCCGAAACTCGAAGGGTATCGTTTCCAGAAAAGTTCCCGTTCCTGGTTTAATCCAAAGAATACAAATGAGTTAAACAAGTTTCTGATAATTCATGGATGCCTTTTTCCCCTACAAATGTTAGAAATTCGTAAAAGGGCGAACGATGTTACAAGGACTCGTGTATTTGAGGGTTCTTGAGAAGTCATATCCTTGTACTCATGTCCGAACATGCATTAACATGAATAACAACAAACATTCATTTAAGTGCAGCTAAAACAGAAAACTTGCAATCGAACTCAGTGATTAATACCCAAGATATTGAATCGATTGAAGGGCGAAATTGATTACTTCTAAACGTCCTTCAATGCTCAAATTGGTACCTTTCTCGTCACCTTTAGTCACACAAAATTCACTCCATATTGGCTGCCAAAACTGCATTGACATAGGTGATAGAAATATTGTTCCATGCTTAGCACTGAGAATGACAGAGATATTCTCCATTGGATCTGAATATTTCAGTTCAAATCCATTGTAACCACTGCAAAACAGTAGGATATGAGTTCAATTCTAGTGATaaaaatggaagtaaattgacTGATATGAGCCTTAACTTCACCCGAATCTCGGACTTATTAGATCTTCAATTGCCTGCAATTGACTTGGAAAAGAAACAAACTGTGGTGGAATGGTGAGTACAGATATTTTGACAGTAGCAGTAGCAAGGTCACCATTAATGTCCAATATTGTATATCGGAAAGAATCATTCCCAAAATAGTCTTTATATGGTGTATATCTGAATAGCCTTCCATATTGTAGAAGTGAACCATGAATTGGCTGCAAAAAGAAAATAACATATTGCATGTTAAACAGGGAGGGGTTGGAGGGTTAATGTTTTCATTTGGCATTGCTGAACTTTTTGGTCTTACTTTCGAGAATTCGACAACACTTGCGTTGGCACCGGCAAAGTAATCATTTTCCAATACATCGAACAAAATTGATTCATCCTCCCAAAGTGAGATTTTATCATCATATGCTTTAGGAAAATATTCACCTGACAAACATTAGAAGCTAAGATTTGTTCAATCATATGAAAAAGAAAATAGGATGCTCTGCAGGCTTGCAGCAATGCTAACTTACTTCCGTACACGTTGACAGTGAAAGGGCAGGGCGAGAAATGCTTTCCTTCGAACAATACACACATCTCGTAAGTTCCTACTTCCATGGCAAGATAGTGACCTATGTATGAACCATCATTGTTATCCACAAACATCCAGTTTGAGAAACCTGGCTTATTAACCGAAGTAAGCACTAGACTTAGCTTCGAATTTTCGGACATGACAAGGTTGGAAAATGAATCCAGCAGCCGTACTACTATTTCATTTCTAACCAGCTTTGGTGCCTTGGGAGAAAATTTCACTACTCCTGAGACTGATATATTAACCTCACCTGTCACAAAGTATAAAACCATTCGTCACCAAGAAAATTGTACCATTAGTCACCTTGTGGTAATTTTTCAAGTTCGGGTCTTTTTGGATTCGGATCAGTGACATAAACTAAAAAGTTGTACCTGGTTTTACTTCCTTTGTGAATGGACTGCCGCCATTTAGGATTATATTTCCGcagaatatatgaattttatagaTCCCTCTCTTCTGAGGAGTATACATGACATTGAATGCAGTTGCCCAAACATTCAAGCTTCCAGGAGGACGCTGATTTTAGAATCAAACTGTCAttaaaatatcaaacataacatacatAAATACATGCATGCATTTACAGACAGAAGCAGTTCTTACAGTGTTGTTTAGGCCCATAGATGGAGCAGAAGCAAGTTTGGTTTCGCTTATAGAAATGTCAGGCAATTCTCCTGTATGTGATAAGGCTGtttatgaaatgagaaaaaataccaaaatgtaggtaaattttgtttgaacatGCATACCATTACTGATCTGTGTAGGATATATAGTAGGTGATACCGATATGGAATAGGTTTCACTTCTGATTTCTACTCGAAGTCTTTCTACTTCCACTGGGGAGGGATATTCGAAGGCATCACGTAAATAAACCGAAAACTCTGCTTGTTCCCCAGCAACAGAAGTATTTAAACCAGTCCCATTGATGATACTCTTGAATCCATCGCAATAACCTGCCGAATATGTGTCTAACATGAGCACTTTAGGAAAAATAAGGAATCCGGGTTACATAAAAGCTGCATTACAGAAAAGATTTCCTTAAAAGGATTTAGGTAACACACCTACAAAGACGGTATATGCATATGGCATATAGGAAATGTTTTTGTTGTGCTTCATATCAGAAATGGTGAGCAAGAAGTTCCCTGCTTTAGACATGCTGAAAGAAAACAGCTGAACCCCTGGTTCTACTTCTTCGAACTGCAAATCCCTTACAGGTATAGACAAATTCGTATCGCTCTCGATAACATCAGCGTCGAATTCGGACAAGCCTGGAACAAGGTTCCCATATTGATCTTGTTGGTAGATAAGTATTTCCATCTTGGAAAAGATTTGCCATGCATTGAATTCAAATTTCCACTTGGCTATACAATTGGAGACATCTAAAGGTCCTGCAAAACCCGGTTCGAAAATTCAATCAGCTTATTTATACATACTCGGACATGCGTGAAAGGATATAATCCTCCAAGGACCCTTCGAATACATGGAAATAAGCTCATGTCCCACACTTACACCCCATGTCCAAAGAACTTACCTGGATTTACCTTGAATGGTAATGGAGAGCCATTCAAGGTCTGGTTTGCCCCTTGGATGTTCAATAAGAACTTTCCTGCTTTAACGGCTATAAACTCCACTATGATATAACCAAATTCATTCCAGGCCGTGGATGTAATGTTCAGCAAACATGCAATGGAACCATTTTCATGGAGAGCAGTCACTGAGATGTTATAAGAACTCAGTTCTTCATCAATTGAAGTTACATtattgccaaatgcatctttaGGAAGAATCAAAACTGGAGCCTTTGAACCAGCTTCAAATTCATTCAAGAACCCTAACCATGAAGCAACACTAGCGGAAGGGTATATTGGCCCTTTTAATTAAACAACAGAAAGTCACAAAATCATTAACATTTCTCAACATCAATGGAATAAACCAATGGAAAGCCAAATAAAAAACCAACCTGATTCAACAGTGAAATGGAGAGATGAATCCATGACTTTGAAAGGGTCATCATTGAGGATCACATTAAATATGCCAGCAAGAATTGGGATAAAAACAATTTGCCAAGTACTAGGATCACCATCAATGTCTAGAAAAACACCAGATATATAAGAACTATTCCCTGTCTTCCCATTCACTGTAATTAAAggcttaaaagcagttctatcaAGTGAAGCGTTTCCTTTACTATCAAAATTTCCCAGAACTTTGATTTTGATTGTAGCAGTTTCCCCAGCTTTGAATGTATCCTTGTCATCCAACCAACTGAATGCAAACATTGGTACTGTTGCTTCATCTGCAACATATAATATGCAATAATTTACAGTAACCTTAAAGAGTGTTGTTTCTATGGTAAAGTTTAAGAAGGAAAATAATGTGAATACCTGCAGCAGAAGCTAAGAGTAATGTGAGggttgaaattaaaatgaagtgAAATTTGGCCGCCATGATTGAGGAAATTCAAAGGAGCACTAGTTTACCACTGGGTCTCTCTTCTTGAGGAATTGAAGTGATGACGTTTATGGAAAGTGCAGTTTATCAAGTGTATTGGGTTTGTGACACGTTTCATTAAGAATGATTTAGGCCATTGGATTTCTGTAGCGGTTGCTGACAGTTGATAGCGGTTCAGTTCGAGAGCGTTTTGCACTTTCGTCTTCGCCTTTTTTTATCTTTTGTGTCGAGTGGTTCGAGCAACGGTGCCGTTTTATCAACGTCATGTATCTATACTTCTATACTATTGTTTAGGTAAATTACTTAAGAGATCCTATATTATATGGACTGTATTAAATCAGTCCCTTTATTATTAAATGGATTATTTTAGTTTTTGTACTAAGGTCAAATTAGAATAAAGTTAACATTTACTGTTTAACAAAGTTAATATTCTTTATACAACAAATGTTGACTTTATTGCAATTTggacttaatttattatttttaatggtttaaggactaaattgattcatttaataataaatgaACTAATTTAATACAATCCATATAATATAGGATCTCTTATATACTTTAACCCTATTATTTAAGAGTTTGATTGAGTTGATATCAAATTCCAAcctaattataaaatgattaaaaaatatttttttataaaaacaagTTATTTTAGTGTGAGgatatctttattatttttaatttttatatgaaatCAATGAAAATCAATAGTTAAACTTTTAACCTTACTATTTAAACCAAACcttcaattttttattataaattttaacaaatatatttttaaacaaataatataatatataatatataatatatattgtttttacTAACATGGACCACCATGTTAACATTAGAATAGTTGACTCAATGGCCGTGACCATCTCAACACATTAATTGTCAATGAAGAAAATATtaatcaaataatttaattaatgtgTTTTTAATGTGTAAGGTGCAATTTTCATAAAGGgtcttaattgaatttttaaaaattacctTAAATGAGGTGATTTTTTAGAGTTTGATTCTTTTTAGTTATTTAAATATCGATATCATATAAATCATAATGTGTGGTGGTTGTTTACTTTATCTCTTAATCACGTAGTCAGGGATTTAACCCTTTCTTatggaaatgaaatatattttatgACTAGTCgatgtgttgggttgattatttgtttgtgttaaatatatataaccatataatattttaattgaaaagcTAACTAACCTAACTATTTAAAGTAaaacaaaattagaaaatataaagaaaaaattatgttaaaaattaaagtataaaaattaaatatcaaatttaaacatattagaagtaccaaattgaaaattaaaaagaaaaaagttgaTTGGTGTGCCCCAATGTCAAGATTTTGCAAGTGTGCACGTATTCGAAGGCTAAACTTCAATGTATCAAAACGTGAGGTCGAAACCTATGATAGCGAAAATTGACGTATTCCATCCTCCTCCGCCTTCGCCGCCAATGAAAATACAGGTGAAAGACAAAGCTACGGCTGACGATGGTGTTGCATGTATTGTTGGACTTAATGGGCTTAACAGCCACACTAAAAAGGCTTCCCTTGTTGAATTTTCAGCCCAAATTGCAAATGAATTTTTGGCCCAAAGACCCAAAGGTAGCAATCTCGAGAGACTGGGTCATACGAATTCAGAAAGGGTGGCAATCTCAAAGGCAAAAACTAGAGACAACGAGATACCAACTCAGAAAGAGTAAATTTATTTGAGTTCAATtatgaaatattaattaatttatgagtTATGACACAATTTTAGATGAGATCTAGATATTTTTTAATTGAGTTGTTTCTTATATATCgttgagttttattttatttaaaattttattcattcaattcaattttggttacgtaaaacttttaaaattgaatatttaattacttttaagaattttgtttaattaggagtatttatttattttaatttcttgtaattttacctATAAATAGAGACGTTAGGCCAGCGTTTTAAGAATaaaaagtgaataaaatatattttacttGTGAAATTTTGTTCTTTCTTTGTGTGATGCAAAGACTGTTTTTAGAGTTTTGAGTGATTTGATTCTTGTTTTCCTTTAAAGTTTGTTACTTTCAAGTCTTTCGGAGTTGCAGAGTTTTCAACCTTTACAGATCAATTACTCAATGTTTCTGAGGGTCCTTCTCTTAGGAGTTTTTTAGGGAAAATTCGTCAAAGTATTGGCATTTTTTTGGACCAAGTCTTCCAAAGAATTCATagagcaatatatatatatatatatatatatatatatatttatattacatCTTATCTAAAGATCCTAGGTTTTTGCATATTTTCAGGGGTTTCTTTTCAAAACATTAGACTTAAAAGCATGCACaattctatcttttttttttttattttgcaaaatttttacaATGTTTCTCAGTGTAAGGGTAGAAAGGTTTCTTATAAAGATTCAAGAGAATAATCACAGATCAAATGTAAGATAAGAAGTACAAAATCTAAAATTCAAAATTCGGTTTGATATTGAGGAGACCAATAATAAATTGGAGAATAAGAGATAAGGTATCAAATTTTCGCAAACCAATTGAATTTCAGATTCTGAATGTCAATATTGTGATGAAAAAGGTCATCTAAGATATGATTGTCAGGGCTTATTATGAAGAGAGATTTTTGAGGGAGCTTTGGTCTAACTTTCCACTTATAGATTTTAGGATCATGTAAATTAATTACGTAGTGAAAAAGAAAATTGCAGCAATGGTGATAGTGGACTTGTAAATGGTGATGAATTAGGCAGTTGTACACTAGAGTCTAATTTTGAAGAGTCGTACACACCATTATACCCCTTAAATTGTATCTTGATTCGATGAAAATTTAAACTTGTGAGGGGTTTTAGGTAAGTAGTTTTCTTCTTATAAAAAGACTGAGTGTAAAAAGGTTGCAAGAGATAAAAGTCATATTCATATTCTACACTTGGTGAGAGAAGACACGTATAAAATAAAATTCGAGAGTTGTGCTCAAGGAGAAGAAAAACatgaaaagaaacaaataagCCAATTCCAAAGAGAGGATAGCTGATCTTTTCACTAAtcataatttgaatttttttagtgGTGCTTATCTGTTTCAGGTGTTAGGAGAACAATCATACCATTCCCTACATAATTTTCAGACTCTAGGATGAATCCTTTTCGAAGAGGAGGTGAATGATACGAACTCAGAAAGGGTAAATTCATTTGAGTTCAAGTTTGGAACACTGACCAACTTGCAATgaatttttggattaaattattttttttatggatcataaaatgatatattatttaaaattttaagatgtttatttattcatttaattatagtTTGATTATATACATTTGTAAAATTGAATATTTAATTGGTTTTAAAAGTTATTAATTTcttgtttattcattaaataaagTTCAATTATAGATAAAATCGTCGAAGGCttgaattttatattattttattagaaGTTTATATTTCTTACTTTTATCGATAAGTGCCTATATAAATAAAGTTTAGTCACCAAATTAGAAAGATTGTCATTGTAGGGAGTTTGTCCAATTATTGGTGTTTTTAATCACAAATTGCTTAAGGATTCCAAACCATACATTATctatctcctttttcttttcaagTTATCCCAATATCTAGGGGTATTTTGCATCACTAAGAGAAAACTTTGTTTAATTAGACTTCCAATCACCAGTCTTAGGTATAACGGAAGGCTGATGCCGATAACATTGCCGAACAAACCATCAAGGCAACTAGAGATGCCTTGATGCAAAAAAGCTCTTTTTTAGGCCCTCAAATGCCAAGCAGTGGATAGAAAGAAGGTCAATGTTAAGTGCAAACAAAATTCGAAAGGCTAAAAGTTTATCGAGATTCGAATCTCTAAAATCAATGTCATTAACAACTATATAACAGGCTAATTTTATCCGGcctaataaataaaacaaaacaaaaataataaatcaaggTCAATTTACAAAATAGATTGGCCCAAACATAAAAGAGCCCAATAACCCAACCCATTTGCTAAACTTATACCCAATAACTTGAAGCCCAATAACCCATAACCTAAACTCTTTTCAGAAAACTAAAAAAAACCTAGCCTCTAGCGTCGCTACCTCACAGGCACGCCACCCGAGGCCCCTCGCCTAGAGATTTGCCTTTTCTGCCGCCATTTCACCAAAATGGCAATGGCATGCTTCTCCCAACGTTGTTGAGCCTCCACCACCGCTTGCAAAAAAAGAAAATACAAGGACAGTAGTGCAacacgcaaaaaaaaaaaagcagaaaagaaaaagaaaaataatagtcTAATGTAAGACGTTCAACTATAAAAGCCATAAACAACATGTAATCTTTTTACAGACAagtaatcaaaatataaaatccCAAATACAAAAAAGGTGATTcttttttgatttatttttatattttgaaacatatagagtaaataaaaaaaaaaaggagttcTTTTTTTACCTGTTTCGATCGTCGGTAAGACTCATCTTCGGCTCGAGAAGCCTTCGAGTCCCTCTAGGGCTTTGTTGAGGGCCTCATCGGAGGGGGAGAAATCGAAAGGTTTCTTGACCTTCGGTCTGATTTTACCAAGTTTTTTTCACGATTTTAACCCTAAAATGAG encodes:
- the LOC108481371 gene encoding protein GAMETE EXPRESSED 2, translating into MAAKFHFILISTLTLLLASAADEATVPMFAFSWLDDKDTFKAGETATIKIKVLGNFDSKGNASLDRTAFKPLITVNGKTGNSSYISGVFLDIDGDPSTWQIVFIPILAGIFNVILNDDPFKVMDSSLHFTVESGPIYPSASVASWLGFLNEFEAGSKAPVLILPKDAFGNNVTSIDEELSSYNISVTALHENGSIACLLNITSTAWNEFGYIIVEFIAVKAGKFLLNIQGANQTLNGSPLPFKVNPGPLDVSNCIAKWKFEFNAWQIFSKMEILIYQQDQYGNLVPGLSEFDADVIESDTNLSIPVRDLQFEEVEPGVQLFSFSMSKAGNFLLTISDMKHNKNISYMPYAYTVFVGYCDGFKSIINGTGLNTSVAGEQAEFSVYLRDAFEYPSPVEVERLRVEIRSETYSISVSPTIYPTQISNGMHVQTKFTYILRPPGSLNVWATAFNVMYTPQKRGIYKIHIFCGNIILNGGSPFTKEVKPGEVNISVSGVVKFSPKAPKLVRNEIVVRLLDSFSNLVMSENSKLSLVLTSVNKPGFSNWMFVDNNDGSYIGHYLAMEVGTYEMCVLFEGKHFSPCPFTVNVYGSEYFPKAYDDKISLWEDESILFDVLENDYFAGANASVVEFSKPIHGSLLQYGRLFRYTPYKDYFGNDSFRYTILDINGDLATATVKISVLTIPPQFVSFPSQLQAIEDLISPRFGGYNGFELKYSDPMENISVILSAKHGTIFLSPMSMQFWQPIWSEFCVTKGDEKGTNLSIEGRLEVINFALQSIQYLGNGNFSGNDTLRVSARNRNGVNDLDVQVVVDPINDPPYVNVPEFIVLNNTRGESLLFDTETDQFQFSIGDPDILNFPGDEPGFDLALSMEVSDGFLLATLPAALMSSTELKLKYSYQWQPLQTYVTISKQFMVKAMGIRFRASLNDCSTVMQQLSYHGGGHGSAVLTVKLSDLGHHGCYSDCVDRVTKALVAEATVNLIRRKPMSSLAVHALETVIVIEFLLLLSLGFMIVFFTCKCAILLVKEKRRENPFNSELSRHQNIQTEPVSKTSMPFQQSRDIL